In a genomic window of Candidatus Microthrix parvicella Bio17-1:
- a CDS encoding ABC transporter permease yields MTKFVLTRLFQLVVVVLVVTFVTSVVMSFLPGDPVKVIAPFADNQQREAIRADLHLDDPVPVRYVKWLGGFVTGDLGNYYTVSSTRPVADRFWPALRTSAILMLWAQFLALAMAVPAAIWSASHEGGFADRAISNSAYAALSIPGFALTLLLAYWLGVKWQVLPPSGWRDPWYDTVGHLRRVIVPAFALSLGPAAIYMRLLRTDLIATLRQDFITMARAKGLTPRRIMWRHALRASSITLLTVAGLSVGTMIGSALVVEVIFGIPGLGTLTAEAIIGLQYGALQTYVAAMAILFVVVNIGVDILYGVVDPRIRNV; encoded by the coding sequence ATGACCAAGTTCGTGTTGACCCGCCTGTTCCAACTGGTGGTGGTGGTGCTGGTCGTCACCTTCGTGACCTCGGTGGTGATGTCATTCCTGCCGGGCGATCCGGTGAAGGTGATCGCTCCGTTCGCCGACAATCAGCAGCGAGAGGCCATCAGAGCCGACCTTCACCTCGATGATCCCGTGCCGGTGCGCTACGTGAAATGGCTGGGCGGCTTCGTCACCGGCGACCTGGGCAACTACTACACAGTGTCGTCCACCCGACCGGTCGCCGACCGCTTCTGGCCGGCCCTCCGCACGTCGGCGATCCTCATGCTGTGGGCCCAGTTTCTCGCCTTGGCGATGGCGGTGCCGGCGGCGATCTGGTCGGCCTCCCACGAGGGAGGTTTCGCGGACCGCGCCATCTCCAACTCCGCGTACGCGGCGCTGTCCATACCCGGGTTTGCGCTCACCCTGTTACTTGCCTACTGGCTGGGCGTGAAGTGGCAGGTGTTACCGCCCAGCGGCTGGCGTGACCCCTGGTACGACACGGTCGGGCACCTGAGACGCGTCATCGTTCCGGCGTTCGCACTGTCGCTGGGCCCCGCCGCCATCTACATGCGGCTGTTGCGCACCGACCTGATCGCCACCCTGCGCCAAGACTTCATCACCATGGCCCGCGCCAAGGGGCTCACGCCCCGGCGCATCATGTGGCGCCACGCGCTGAGGGCGTCGTCGATCACGCTGCTGACCGTTGCCGGCCTGTCGGTTGGCACCATGATCGGCTCGGCCCTGGTGGTCGAGGTGATCTTCGGGATCCCGGGGCTGGGCACCTTGACCGCCGAGGCGATCATCGGCCTCCAATACGGCGCGCTCCAAACCTACGTGGCGGCGATGGCCATCCTGTTCGTCGTGGTGAACATCGGCGTGGACATTCTGTACGGCGTGGTCGATCCGAGGATTCGAAATGTCTGA
- a CDS encoding ATP-binding cassette domain-containing protein: MTPDPPHPADTHGTIRVHGARVNNLANLSVELPKRRLTVFTGVSGSGKSSLVFGTIAAESQRLINETYSAFVQGFMPTMARPDVDLLENLTTAIVVDQERLGANPRSTVGTVTDANAMLRILFSRLATPHLGSPQAYSFNVASISGSGRVRVEKQGRTTSEARSFSITGGMCPRCEGMGAVDDIDLTAIFDTTKSLNEGAITVPGYSMEGWYGRIYRGCGWFDPDKPIGEFSDAELDKLLYKDATKIKVEGTNLTYLGLIPQLRKTILSKDVEAMQPHIRRFVERAVTFTTCAECAGTRLAEATRLSTIHGLNIAELCAMQIGDLAGWVGRLDEASVAPLLTGLLHLLDSFEDIGLGYLSLDRPSGTLSGGEAQRVKMIRHLGSSLTDVTYVFDEPTVGLHPHDVARMNSLLLRLRDQGNTVLVVEHDPETIAIADHVVDLGPGAGTAGGAVTYEGTVEGLRSSDTVTGRHLDDRAVLKSTVRTSSEALEIRGANSHNLVDVNVDIPLGVLVVVTGVAGSGKSSLLHGSLAGRDGVIAVDQGAIKGSRRSNPATYTKALDPIRKAFATANDVKPALFSANSDGACPECKGAGVLYTDLGVMAGVATPCEVCEGRRFQAEVLEYTLGGRNIAEVLAMPVAEAERFFGGGGEGHSDGDATTPAAQKILARLVDVGLGYLRLGQPLPTLSGGERQRLKLATHLGGRGGIFVLDEPTAGLHLADVEHLLGLLDRLVESGRSVIVIEHDQAVMAHADWIIDLGPGAGHDGGRVVFEGTPADLAADQSTLTGRHLAAYLNT, encoded by the coding sequence ATGACGCCTGACCCACCCCATCCCGCCGACACCCATGGCACGATCCGGGTGCACGGCGCACGGGTCAACAACCTGGCCAACCTCAGCGTCGAGCTCCCCAAACGACGCCTCACCGTGTTCACCGGCGTCTCCGGGTCGGGCAAGAGTTCCCTGGTGTTCGGCACGATCGCCGCCGAATCCCAGCGGCTGATCAACGAGACCTACAGCGCCTTCGTGCAGGGGTTCATGCCCACGATGGCACGGCCCGACGTCGACCTGCTCGAAAACCTGACCACCGCGATCGTCGTCGATCAGGAGCGCCTCGGAGCCAACCCACGATCGACGGTGGGCACGGTGACCGATGCCAACGCCATGCTGCGCATCCTCTTCAGCCGCTTGGCCACTCCACACCTCGGCTCTCCCCAGGCCTACTCCTTCAACGTCGCATCGATCAGCGGATCGGGTCGGGTGCGCGTCGAAAAGCAGGGGCGCACAACCAGCGAGGCCCGCAGCTTCTCGATCACCGGCGGCATGTGTCCGCGCTGCGAGGGCATGGGCGCCGTCGACGACATCGACCTGACCGCCATCTTCGACACCACCAAGTCGCTCAACGAGGGGGCGATCACCGTCCCCGGCTACAGCATGGAGGGCTGGTACGGCCGCATCTACCGCGGCTGCGGCTGGTTCGACCCGGACAAGCCGATCGGCGAGTTCAGCGATGCCGAGTTGGACAAGCTGCTCTACAAGGACGCCACCAAGATCAAGGTGGAGGGCACCAACCTCACCTACCTCGGCCTGATCCCCCAGCTCCGAAAGACGATCCTGTCCAAGGACGTCGAGGCCATGCAGCCCCACATCCGCCGATTTGTCGAGCGGGCGGTGACGTTTACCACCTGCGCCGAATGCGCCGGCACCCGACTGGCCGAGGCCACGCGGCTGTCCACCATCCACGGCCTGAACATCGCCGAGCTGTGTGCGATGCAGATCGGCGACCTCGCCGGTTGGGTCGGGCGGCTCGACGAGGCCTCGGTTGCGCCGCTGCTCACCGGGCTTTTGCACCTGCTCGATTCGTTCGAGGACATCGGGCTCGGATACCTCAGCCTCGATCGTCCCTCGGGCACGCTGTCGGGCGGCGAGGCACAACGGGTCAAGATGATTCGTCACCTCGGATCATCGCTGACCGACGTCACCTACGTGTTCGACGAGCCCACCGTCGGGCTCCACCCCCACGACGTCGCACGCATGAACTCGCTGCTGCTGCGTCTGCGGGACCAGGGCAACACCGTGCTGGTCGTCGAGCACGACCCGGAGACGATCGCCATCGCCGACCACGTCGTCGACCTGGGGCCCGGTGCCGGCACGGCGGGTGGCGCGGTCACCTACGAGGGCACCGTCGAGGGGCTGAGATCCAGCGACACGGTCACCGGGCGCCACCTCGACGACCGTGCGGTCCTCAAGTCGACGGTGCGGACGTCGAGCGAGGCGCTGGAGATACGCGGTGCCAACTCGCACAACCTGGTCGACGTCAACGTCGATATCCCGCTGGGAGTGCTCGTCGTCGTCACCGGCGTCGCCGGGTCGGGAAAGAGCTCGCTGCTGCACGGATCGTTGGCGGGCCGGGACGGGGTGATCGCCGTGGATCAGGGTGCGATCAAGGGGTCGCGCCGCAGCAACCCGGCCACCTACACCAAGGCGCTCGACCCGATCCGCAAGGCCTTCGCCACGGCCAACGACGTCAAGCCGGCGCTGTTCAGCGCCAACTCCGACGGTGCCTGTCCCGAGTGTAAAGGCGCCGGCGTCCTCTACACCGACCTGGGCGTCATGGCGGGCGTGGCCACCCCGTGCGAGGTGTGCGAGGGCAGGCGGTTTCAGGCGGAGGTGTTGGAGTACACGCTGGGCGGAAGGAACATCGCCGAGGTGCTCGCCATGCCGGTCGCCGAGGCGGAACGGTTCTTCGGCGGGGGCGGCGAGGGTCACAGCGACGGTGACGCCACGACACCTGCGGCGCAGAAGATCCTTGCCCGACTCGTCGACGTCGGGCTGGGGTACCTCCGCCTTGGTCAACCGCTGCCGACCCTGTCCGGTGGCGAACGTCAGCGACTCAAGTTGGCCACCCATCTGGGCGGGCGGGGCGGCATCTTCGTGCTCGACGAGCCGACCGCCGGGCTCCACCTCGCCGACGTCGAGCACCTGCTCGGCCTGCTCGACCGGCTGGTCGAGTCGGGCAGGTCGGTCATCGTGATCGAGCACGACCAGGCGGTGATGGCCCACGCCGACTGGATCATCGACCTCGGCCCCGGCGCAGGTCACGACGGAGGCCGGGTGGTGTTCGAGGGCACGCCCGCCGACCTGGCTGCCGACCAGAGCACCCTCACCGGCCGGCACCTGGCCGCCTACCTCAACACCTGA
- a CDS encoding ABC transporter substrate-binding protein: protein MKRRLSSFITSALALSVLAGSLAACSPPPAANKLVYGMEAENDQGWCLPEAQMTTAGMLTMRSMFDPLTVPNDKGEYVPFLAKAVTPNKDFTEWTITLREGVKFHDGSPLNAVVVKNNLDAFRGQYPARQPLLFLFTFMDVADVSVKDEFNVVVTTKVPWRAFPAFLNLSNRFGIMAQSQLDDPKTCDTKPVGTGPFMIEDWKPGNRLLLKKNPNYWIKGYPLLDELEFRPMPDPDARRNALLGGEIDAMHTSDDLAVDDFRPEVAGGNVNMYDTLKFTELSYVMLNTSKLPFSNKNARLALAYGGDRNAINQAVYAGLAEQREGPYPKGSPGYLPDPGFPKYDPKKAQEYGRKYEEETGQPLEFELSIIPSVVALGQLLQQLGKDSGITIKLKQMDQAQLINGAINGDFDAMVFRNHPGTEPDLQAVWWTDGPVNFPRFNAKDDQGNWLQPGGKKINDLLVEARSEPDQAKRTKLYEEVNRTFGAEAFNIWAFSSHWAVVTAPDVKGILGANNPDGSPPFPGLATAHPLYAMCREGVSCPPEAEVDSIPVDVETVG from the coding sequence TTGAAACGTCGTCTGAGTTCGTTCATCACGTCCGCGTTGGCGTTGTCCGTGTTGGCCGGGAGTCTCGCCGCATGCAGCCCGCCGCCTGCCGCCAACAAGTTGGTCTATGGCATGGAGGCCGAGAACGACCAGGGTTGGTGCCTGCCCGAAGCGCAGATGACCACTGCCGGCATGCTCACCATGCGGTCCATGTTCGACCCGCTGACCGTTCCCAACGACAAGGGTGAGTACGTTCCGTTCCTCGCCAAGGCCGTGACGCCCAACAAAGACTTCACCGAGTGGACCATCACGTTGCGGGAGGGCGTGAAGTTTCACGACGGCTCTCCGCTGAACGCCGTCGTGGTCAAGAACAACCTGGACGCGTTCCGCGGTCAGTATCCGGCCCGTCAGCCGCTGCTGTTCCTGTTCACCTTCATGGACGTCGCCGACGTGAGCGTGAAGGACGAGTTCAACGTGGTGGTCACCACCAAGGTGCCGTGGCGCGCGTTTCCTGCGTTCCTCAACCTGTCGAACCGTTTCGGCATCATGGCCCAAAGCCAGTTGGACGACCCCAAAACCTGCGACACGAAGCCCGTGGGCACCGGACCGTTCATGATCGAGGACTGGAAGCCCGGCAACCGGCTGCTGCTGAAGAAGAACCCCAACTACTGGATCAAGGGCTACCCGCTTTTGGACGAGTTGGAGTTTCGGCCCATGCCCGACCCCGACGCTCGGCGAAATGCGCTGCTGGGCGGCGAGATCGACGCCATGCACACCTCCGACGACCTCGCCGTCGACGACTTCAGGCCGGAGGTGGCCGGTGGCAACGTCAACATGTACGACACGCTGAAGTTCACCGAGCTGAGCTACGTGATGTTGAACACCTCCAAGTTGCCGTTCTCCAACAAGAACGCCCGCCTGGCCCTGGCCTACGGCGGGGATCGCAACGCCATCAATCAGGCCGTGTACGCCGGCTTGGCCGAACAGCGGGAAGGGCCCTATCCCAAGGGCAGCCCCGGCTACCTGCCCGACCCCGGATTCCCGAAGTACGACCCCAAAAAGGCTCAGGAGTACGGTCGGAAGTACGAGGAGGAAACCGGTCAACCACTCGAGTTTGAACTCTCGATCATCCCGTCGGTGGTGGCCCTGGGGCAGTTGTTGCAGCAACTCGGCAAGGACAGCGGTATCACCATCAAGCTGAAACAGATGGACCAGGCCCAGCTGATCAACGGAGCCATCAACGGTGATTTCGACGCCATGGTGTTCCGCAACCACCCCGGCACCGAGCCCGACCTGCAGGCGGTGTGGTGGACCGACGGCCCGGTCAACTTCCCCCGATTCAACGCCAAGGACGACCAGGGCAACTGGCTCCAACCGGGCGGCAAAAAGATCAATGACCTCCTGGTGGAGGCACGTTCCGAGCCGGACCAGGCAAAGCGAACCAAGTTGTACGAGGAAGTGAACCGCACGTTTGGTGCAGAGGCGTTCAACATCTGGGCGTTCTCGTCCCATTGGGCGGTCGTCACGGCACCCGACGTGAAGGGCATCCTCGGCGCCAACAATCCCGACGGTTCGCCGCCATTTCCCGGCCTGGCCACCGCCCACCCGCTGTATGCGATGTGCCGAGAGGGCGTTTCGTGCCCACCAGAGGCCGAGGTGGATTCCATCCCAGTCGACGTCGAGACCGTCGGATAA
- a CDS encoding glycerophosphodiester phosphodiesterase family protein: MTRASRQPHPYLALPGPHAIAHRGGASEAPENTMAAFRHAVRARYPYLETDTHATADGVLVAFHDDHLDRVTDREGPIAELPYSEVAKARVNGQSIPLLEELLEEFPEQRFNIDAKSDAAGAHLPALLRRTNALARVCLASFSTERLVRLRRELGDKACTAASPREIGQWRAGRVGTGFNVLQVPTTHKSIELVTRRTVARAHRAGVPVHVWTIDDPQEIERLLDLGVDGIITDSLENLTTALDRRGQWHPTL, encoded by the coding sequence GTGACCAGAGCATCCCGCCAGCCCCATCCGTACCTCGCGCTCCCCGGGCCTCATGCAATCGCTCACCGTGGTGGTGCCTCCGAGGCTCCGGAGAACACGATGGCGGCGTTTCGACACGCGGTCCGGGCCCGGTACCCCTACCTCGAGACCGACACGCACGCCACCGCCGACGGCGTGCTCGTGGCCTTTCACGACGATCATCTGGACCGGGTGACCGATCGGGAGGGCCCCATCGCCGAACTGCCGTATTCCGAGGTGGCCAAGGCACGGGTGAACGGTCAGAGCATCCCGTTGCTCGAGGAACTCCTGGAGGAGTTTCCCGAACAGCGGTTCAACATCGATGCCAAGTCGGACGCTGCTGGGGCACACCTGCCGGCCCTGCTTCGTCGGACCAACGCCCTGGCCCGGGTCTGCCTCGCCTCGTTTTCTACCGAGCGGCTGGTGCGCCTGCGTCGCGAACTTGGCGACAAGGCCTGCACCGCGGCGAGCCCACGCGAAATAGGTCAGTGGCGGGCCGGTCGCGTCGGCACGGGCTTCAACGTGCTCCAGGTGCCGACCACACACAAATCCATTGAACTCGTCACGAGAAGGACGGTTGCGCGTGCGCACCGGGCGGGTGTGCCCGTGCACGTTTGGACGATCGACGATCCCCAGGAGATCGAGCGTCTGCTGGACCTGGGCGTCGACGGCATCATCACCGACAGCCTGGAAAACCTCACCACCGCCTTGGACCGGCGGGGCCAGTGGCATCCGACGTTGTGA
- a CDS encoding ABC transporter ATP-binding protein — protein sequence MSPATQATATDEPGTASGNAGDDLTATSKLLEVTDLRTSFRSPRGLVRAVDGLSLSVERGKTLGLVGESGSGKSVTSRSIMGLTPRRNTERSGTVRLLGRDITDLSEGEYRKLWATEMAMIFQDPMTALNPVMKVGNQIAESMRVHLDLSKSEARERTLALLEAVRIPEPHKRIDVYPHEMSGGMRQRVVIAVALACGPKLLFADEPTTALDVTVQAQVLDLLAEQQRERFMGMILVTHDLGVVASRADEIAVMYAGRIVERAPTRVLFREMKMPYTEALLAAIPKLEMASHTRLVAIGGRPPDLVNPPEGCSFSPRCPYVQDRCRTEQPELQESATTPGHFYACHFPVGSPENDEIRVQLRKAGVSLPGDQLADSPTTAPTRNPQASVREQLADTADQAQQQRSEEA from the coding sequence GTGAGCCCCGCCACCCAAGCCACCGCCACCGACGAGCCGGGCACCGCTTCGGGCAACGCCGGTGACGACCTGACCGCAACCTCGAAGTTGTTGGAGGTCACCGACCTTCGTACCTCGTTCCGTTCCCCGAGGGGCCTCGTCCGCGCAGTCGACGGCCTCAGCCTGTCGGTGGAACGGGGCAAGACGCTTGGCCTGGTGGGCGAGTCCGGGTCGGGAAAGTCGGTCACCAGCCGGTCGATCATGGGGCTCACCCCTCGGCGCAACACCGAACGGTCGGGCACCGTGCGGCTCCTCGGACGCGACATCACCGACCTGTCCGAGGGGGAATACCGCAAGTTGTGGGCCACCGAGATGGCCATGATCTTCCAGGACCCGATGACCGCTCTGAACCCGGTGATGAAGGTGGGCAATCAGATCGCCGAAAGCATGCGGGTGCACCTGGACCTGTCAAAGAGCGAGGCCCGGGAGCGCACCCTGGCGCTGTTGGAGGCGGTCCGGATCCCCGAACCCCACAAGCGCATCGACGTCTACCCCCATGAGATGTCAGGCGGCATGCGCCAGCGGGTCGTCATCGCGGTGGCGTTGGCGTGCGGCCCGAAGCTGCTGTTCGCCGACGAGCCCACCACCGCACTCGACGTGACGGTTCAGGCCCAGGTGCTCGACCTGTTGGCCGAGCAGCAGCGCGAGCGCTTCATGGGCATGATCCTGGTGACCCACGACCTGGGTGTGGTGGCGTCACGGGCCGACGAAATCGCCGTGATGTACGCCGGTCGCATCGTGGAGCGTGCCCCCACCAGGGTGCTCTTCCGCGAGATGAAGATGCCCTATACCGAGGCGCTGCTGGCCGCCATCCCCAAGCTGGAGATGGCGTCGCACACCCGCCTGGTGGCCATCGGTGGTCGGCCTCCCGACCTGGTGAATCCGCCGGAGGGTTGCAGCTTCAGCCCGCGGTGCCCCTACGTGCAGGACCGATGCCGCACCGAACAGCCCGAACTGCAGGAGAGCGCCACCACTCCCGGCCACTTCTACGCCTGTCACTTTCCAGTCGGCTCACCGGAAAACGATGAGATTCGGGTGCAACTGCGCAAGGCCGGTGTGTCGCTGCCAGGCGACCAGTTGGCCGACAGCCCGACGACTGCCCCAACACGAAACCCTCAGGCGTCGGTGCGTGAACAACTTGCCGACACCGCAGATCAGGCCCAACAACAACGTTCAGAGGAGGCCTGA
- the rsmI gene encoding 16S rRNA (cytidine(1402)-2'-O)-methyltransferase, translated as MSAHAHGVLVLIATPIGDPNDLTPSARHELGRVDVLACEDTRRTRRLLAAVDITAPRLRSVRRENEASAVPWVLRQLEAGLRVGLVSDAGLPGISDPGQRLVAGVRAAGGEVRVAAGRSAVSEVVARLPWVDAGFVMEGFPPRSGAARGRVIEAIARRALPTVLFESPRRVEATLRDLADACGPDRRAVIAKELTKTHERIILGTLRSPIGGPRGEYVLVVDGAVTTTGR; from the coding sequence TTGAGCGCCCACGCCCACGGCGTCCTGGTGCTGATCGCCACCCCGATCGGTGATCCCAATGACCTGACACCATCGGCCCGACACGAGCTGGGGCGGGTCGATGTGCTGGCATGCGAGGACACCCGCCGGACGCGCCGGCTGCTCGCCGCAGTCGACATCACGGCCCCGCGGCTGCGGTCGGTGCGCCGAGAGAACGAGGCCTCGGCTGTGCCCTGGGTGCTCCGGCAACTGGAAGCCGGCCTACGTGTGGGGCTGGTCAGCGACGCCGGGCTGCCGGGCATCTCCGATCCCGGTCAACGCCTGGTGGCCGGCGTTCGCGCCGCCGGCGGTGAGGTCCGGGTGGCGGCGGGCAGGTCGGCGGTGTCGGAGGTGGTGGCCCGACTGCCATGGGTGGATGCCGGGTTCGTCATGGAGGGCTTTCCGCCCCGCTCGGGCGCCGCGCGGGGTCGGGTGATCGAGGCGATCGCCCGCCGGGCGCTGCCGACCGTGCTTTTCGAGAGCCCCAGGCGGGTCGAAGCCACCCTCCGCGACCTGGCCGACGCCTGTGGGCCCGACCGAAGGGCGGTGATCGCAAAGGAACTGACCAAGACCCACGAACGGATCATCCTGGGCACGCTCCGCAGCCCCATCGGAGGGCCACGAGGGGAATACGTGCTGGTCGTGGATGGGGCCGTGACAACCACCGGCCGCTGA
- a CDS encoding ABC transporter ATP-binding protein, giving the protein MAGSGTAHLRPADEVLLRVENLVMEFPAKGGRRVNAVSNISFDVAPGETLGLVGESGCGKSTTGKAIMQLPPPTRGSVTLDGTDLTALKGEALRATRPTMQMIFQDPISSLNPRRTVTDIVAEPLNIWKTGTEAERLAKASATLSDVGVDPEAAGERKPHEFSGGQCQRISIARAVITDPKLIICDEPVSALDVSVQAQILNLLEEMKQRYGLTLVFIAHDLAVVKNISDRVAVMYLGKMCEIGPPDALYDAPAHPYTRALISSIPVPDPDVPQDIEFRLEGELPSPITPPSGCRFRTRCPLAQEICSQAEPQMARVDDDHWVACHFPLTETKVDAPTVKA; this is encoded by the coding sequence ATGGCCGGTTCCGGAACCGCCCATCTGCGACCCGCCGACGAGGTACTCCTTCGGGTTGAAAATCTCGTGATGGAGTTTCCCGCCAAGGGCGGCCGCCGGGTGAACGCCGTCTCCAACATCAGCTTCGACGTGGCACCCGGCGAAACCCTTGGTCTGGTCGGCGAGTCGGGTTGCGGCAAGTCGACGACGGGCAAGGCGATCATGCAGTTGCCACCCCCCACCCGCGGGTCGGTCACCCTGGACGGCACCGACCTGACCGCGTTGAAGGGCGAGGCGCTCCGAGCCACCCGTCCCACGATGCAGATGATCTTCCAAGACCCCATCTCGTCGCTCAATCCTCGCCGCACCGTCACCGATATCGTCGCCGAGCCGCTCAACATCTGGAAGACGGGCACCGAGGCCGAGCGCTTGGCGAAGGCGTCCGCCACGCTGTCCGACGTCGGCGTCGACCCCGAGGCGGCCGGCGAACGCAAGCCGCACGAGTTCTCCGGCGGTCAATGTCAACGCATTTCGATCGCCCGGGCCGTCATCACCGACCCCAAGCTGATCATCTGTGACGAGCCGGTGTCGGCACTGGACGTGTCGGTGCAGGCACAGATCCTCAACCTGCTCGAGGAAATGAAGCAGCGCTATGGCCTGACGCTGGTGTTCATCGCCCACGACCTCGCCGTGGTGAAGAACATCTCCGACCGGGTGGCGGTGATGTACCTGGGGAAGATGTGTGAGATCGGCCCACCCGATGCGCTGTACGACGCACCTGCGCACCCCTACACCCGGGCGTTGATCTCCTCGATCCCGGTGCCCGATCCCGACGTGCCCCAAGACATCGAGTTTCGCCTTGAGGGCGAACTGCCCTCCCCGATCACACCCCCCTCGGGATGCCGGTTTCGCACCCGCTGCCCACTGGCCCAGGAGATCTGCAGCCAGGCCGAGCCACAAATGGCACGGGTCGACGATGACCACTGGGTGGCCTGCCACTTTCCGCTCACGGAGACCAAGGTGGATGCACCCACCGTCAAGGCCTGA
- a CDS encoding ABC transporter permease: protein MSDVTTPTMNAVGGLDPAHAEELPPADEKHGLGLGAWLSIGWLAFITLASTLAPLFLPDPEAVNPLLSRNGPSGSAWLGYDATGRDILSRVINGSKWTLLIALGAVLIGVVVGGFLGLVSGYFRGGFDAVLSPSFNIMLAFPQLVLALLLVSVFANGADDSVAKRIFVLIVALGIIAIPLLARITRANTMAWADRDFVMAAKAMGAKPWRVLFRDVLPNVVPAMMAITLLAVGVAVVAEAGLAFLSLGVKLPTPSWGNIMAEGKLELRRVPMMVIAPTICIFFTVMSLNFLGDVIQKRFNVRESLL, encoded by the coding sequence ATGTCTGATGTGACGACACCCACCATGAACGCCGTAGGAGGGCTTGATCCGGCTCATGCCGAAGAACTGCCCCCCGCCGACGAGAAGCACGGCCTGGGCCTGGGCGCCTGGCTCAGTATCGGCTGGCTTGCCTTTATCACCCTGGCGTCAACGCTGGCCCCGCTGTTCCTTCCGGACCCCGAGGCGGTCAACCCGTTGCTGTCCCGTAACGGGCCCAGTGGCTCGGCGTGGTTGGGTTACGACGCCACCGGACGAGACATCTTGTCCCGGGTGATCAACGGATCGAAGTGGACCCTGCTCATCGCTCTTGGCGCCGTCCTCATCGGTGTGGTGGTCGGAGGGTTTCTTGGCCTGGTGTCCGGCTACTTCCGGGGCGGGTTCGACGCCGTCCTCTCGCCCAGCTTCAACATCATGCTGGCGTTCCCGCAGTTGGTTCTGGCACTGCTGCTGGTCTCGGTCTTTGCCAACGGCGCCGATGATTCCGTTGCCAAGCGGATCTTCGTACTGATCGTGGCGCTCGGAATCATCGCCATACCGCTGTTGGCCCGCATCACCCGGGCCAACACCATGGCGTGGGCCGACCGAGACTTCGTGATGGCCGCCAAAGCCATGGGCGCAAAGCCGTGGAGGGTGCTGTTTCGGGACGTGCTGCCCAACGTGGTTCCCGCGATGATGGCCATCACGCTGCTGGCGGTGGGGGTCGCCGTCGTGGCGGAGGCCGGCCTGGCCTTCCTGTCGCTCGGGGTCAAGCTGCCCACCCCCTCATGGGGCAACATCATGGCCGAGGGAAAGCTGGAACTTCGACGGGTGCCGATGATGGTGATCGCTCCCACGATCTGCATCTTCTTTACCGTCATGTCGCTGAACTTTCTCGGCGACGTCATCCAGAAACGCTTCAACGTGAGGGAGAGCCTCCTGTGA
- a CDS encoding S-(hydroxymethyl)mycothiol dehydrogenase: protein MSMTVRGVIARSEGAPVEVTDIVVPDPGPGEARVTVQACGVCHTDLHYREGGISDEFPFLLGHEAAGVVESVGEGVTEVEVGDFVVLNWRAVCGECRACAKGRPQYCFNTHNAVQPMTLTDGTPLSPALGIGAFAEATLVAAGQCTKVNPAADPAVAGLLGCGVMAGFGASVNTGEVGRGDSVAVFGCGGVGDAAIAGAALAGATTIVAVDRDPKKLEWAKSFGATHTVDASAVDAVEAIREATGGFGADVVVEAVGHPEVLKQAFYARDLAGTVVQVGVPTPNMVMPELPMIDFFGRGGALKPSWYGDCLPSRDFPELVDLYLQGRFPLEAFVTERIGIDGVEEAFAKMGTGEVLRSVVEM, encoded by the coding sequence ATGTCGATGACCGTTCGTGGAGTGATTGCGCGCAGCGAGGGTGCACCGGTGGAGGTGACCGACATCGTCGTGCCCGACCCCGGCCCCGGCGAGGCCCGCGTGACCGTGCAGGCCTGCGGGGTGTGTCACACCGACCTTCACTACCGCGAGGGCGGCATTTCCGACGAGTTTCCGTTTCTGCTCGGCCACGAGGCCGCCGGCGTCGTCGAGTCGGTCGGCGAGGGCGTCACCGAGGTCGAGGTGGGCGACTTCGTGGTGCTCAATTGGCGGGCGGTGTGCGGCGAGTGTCGGGCATGCGCCAAGGGCAGGCCTCAGTACTGCTTCAACACCCATAATGCCGTTCAGCCCATGACGCTCACCGATGGCACGCCACTGTCGCCGGCCCTGGGCATCGGCGCATTCGCCGAGGCCACCCTGGTGGCGGCCGGGCAGTGCACCAAGGTGAACCCTGCCGCCGACCCGGCGGTCGCAGGCCTGCTCGGTTGCGGGGTCATGGCCGGCTTCGGCGCCAGCGTCAACACCGGAGAGGTCGGCCGGGGCGACTCGGTGGCCGTGTTCGGTTGCGGCGGCGTGGGCGACGCTGCGATCGCCGGAGCTGCGTTGGCCGGTGCCACCACCATCGTGGCGGTCGACCGCGACCCGAAGAAGCTGGAGTGGGCCAAGAGCTTCGGGGCCACGCATACGGTGGACGCGTCTGCGGTGGACGCGGTCGAGGCCATTCGGGAGGCCACCGGTGGTTTTGGCGCCGACGTGGTGGTGGAGGCGGTCGGCCACCCGGAGGTACTCAAGCAGGCGTTCTACGCCCGGGATCTGGCGGGCACGGTGGTGCAGGTGGGCGTGCCCACCCCCAACATGGTGATGCCCGAACTGCCGATGATCGACTTCTTCGGTCGGGGCGGGGCGCTGAAGCCGTCGTGGTACGGCGACTGTCTGCCCAGCCGTGACTTCCCAGAACTGGTCGACCTGTACCTGCAGGGCAGATTTCCGTTGGAGGCCTTCGTCACCGAGCGCATCGGCATCGACGGTGTCGAGGAGGCGTTCGCAAAAATGGGCACCGGCGAGGTGCTCCGCTCCGTCGTCGAGATGTGA